The following coding sequences are from one Prochlorococcus sp. MIT 0604 window:
- the accD gene encoding acetyl-CoA carboxylase, carboxyltransferase subunit beta: MSLIDWFAARRKDQFVGKVSQDTDEGDGLWVKCSECSQVAYRKDLITNFNVCSNCGHHNRINSDERINIIADKNSFKEFDSSLSPTDPLGFKDRRAYADRIKESQAGTGLRDGVVTGICSVNSMPLALAVMDFRFMGGSMGSVVGEKITRIIERATLENFPILIVCASGGARMQEGMLSLMQMAKISGALKKHKEKNLLYMPLLTHPTTGGVTASFAMLGDLILAEPKALIGFAGRRVIEQTLREKLPDNFQTAEYLLEHGFVDVIVKRKDLKDTLTKILKIHGVKELAEANI; this comes from the coding sequence GTGTCATTAATCGACTGGTTTGCCGCAAGGCGCAAAGATCAATTTGTTGGGAAAGTTTCCCAAGATACTGACGAAGGAGATGGTTTGTGGGTTAAATGTTCAGAGTGTTCGCAAGTAGCCTATAGAAAAGACCTAATTACAAATTTCAATGTTTGTAGTAATTGTGGACACCACAATAGGATTAATAGCGATGAAAGGATAAATATAATTGCTGATAAAAATTCATTCAAAGAATTTGATAGTTCACTAAGTCCTACAGATCCTTTGGGTTTTAAAGATAGAAGAGCGTATGCTGATCGAATTAAAGAAAGTCAAGCAGGCACAGGTTTAAGAGATGGAGTCGTAACAGGTATCTGTTCTGTGAATTCAATGCCTTTAGCATTAGCTGTTATGGATTTTAGATTTATGGGAGGATCCATGGGTTCAGTAGTTGGTGAAAAAATTACAAGGATAATTGAGAGAGCAACTTTGGAAAATTTTCCAATTCTTATTGTTTGCGCGTCAGGAGGAGCAAGGATGCAAGAAGGTATGTTAAGTCTCATGCAAATGGCAAAAATATCTGGAGCACTAAAAAAACATAAAGAGAAAAATCTCCTATATATGCCCTTGTTAACTCATCCAACTACTGGAGGAGTAACAGCCAGCTTTGCGATGTTAGGTGATTTAATTTTGGCGGAACCTAAAGCACTTATTGGATTTGCCGGAAGAAGGGTTATAGAACAAACATTAAGAGAAAAATTACCCGATAATTTTCAAACAGCTGAATATCTGCTTGAGCATGGTTTTGTTGATGTAATAGTAAAAAGGAAAGATCTCAAGGATACTCTGACTAAAATTTTAAAAATTCATGGTGTAAAAGAACTTGCAGAAGCAAATATATAA
- a CDS encoding phosphoribulokinase, with protein sequence MSKRHPVVAVTGSSGAGTSTVKRAFEHIFAREDIVPAVVEGDSYHRFERMPMKKAMADALSKGENFSHFGPEANLFDKLEELFKIYGETGGGKKRYYLHSVEEAEEHNTRLGTSLEPGQFTPWEDIPEGTDVLFYEGLHGGVEGDGYNVASYADLLVGVVPITNLEWIQKIHRDNAERGYSAETIVDTILRRMPDYINHICPQFSKTDINFQRIPTIDTSNPFICRNIPTPDESFVIIHFRKGAREKWGIDFQYLLGMINDSFMSSPTSIVVNGGKMGFAMELILTPIIHKMIEEKNK encoded by the coding sequence ATGTCAAAACGTCATCCAGTAGTTGCTGTAACAGGATCTTCAGGAGCAGGAACAAGTACAGTAAAAAGAGCCTTTGAGCATATTTTTGCCAGAGAAGATATTGTTCCCGCAGTTGTAGAAGGCGATAGTTACCACAGATTTGAGAGAATGCCTATGAAAAAAGCTATGGCGGACGCTCTTTCAAAAGGCGAAAATTTCTCTCATTTTGGTCCAGAAGCTAATCTTTTTGACAAGCTAGAAGAACTTTTTAAAATCTACGGCGAAACTGGAGGAGGAAAGAAAAGATATTATCTACATAGTGTTGAAGAAGCAGAAGAACATAATACAAGACTTGGGACATCCCTAGAACCTGGGCAATTTACTCCATGGGAAGATATTCCTGAGGGAACAGACGTACTTTTTTATGAAGGTTTGCATGGCGGGGTAGAAGGTGATGGATATAATGTGGCATCTTATGCTGATTTACTTGTTGGTGTTGTTCCGATAACAAATTTAGAATGGATTCAAAAAATCCATAGAGATAACGCAGAAAGAGGTTACTCAGCGGAAACCATTGTGGATACGATATTGAGAAGAATGCCTGATTATATAAATCACATCTGCCCACAATTCAGCAAAACTGATATTAATTTCCAAAGAATTCCCACAATTGACACTTCAAATCCTTTCATATGCAGAAATATCCCAACTCCTGATGAGAGCTTTGTGATCATACATTTCAGAAAAGGGGCAAGAGAGAAATGGGGTATTGATTTTCAATACTTGCTTGGAATGATTAACGATTCATTCATGTCAAGTCCAACAAGTATCGTTGTAAATGGTGGAAAAATGGGATTCGCAATGGAACTAATTCTCACTCCAATAATTCATAAAATGATTGAGGAGAAAAATAAATAA
- the leuB gene encoding 3-isopropylmalate dehydrogenase, protein MKKYKIVLLSGDGIGPEISEVSKKVLKKLSKNHNFDLEIIEKLFGGIAYEKYGTPAPDETLDQCKKSDAVLLACVGDIKYDSLARELRPESGLLRLRSALNLFANIRPVKIRKSLLDASTLKKEIVEHVDLIVVRELIGGIYFGKPRGHITNTKIPKAFNTMIYDSAEIERITEIAIKIANQRNKKICSVDKSNVLEVSQLWRDTVLNISSKDKNISLSNMYVDNAAMQLVRDPGQFDVILTSNLFGDILSDLAAMLTGSIGMLPSASLNNNGPGVFEPVHGSAPDIAGKNIANPIAMLLSASMMLKIGLNEEEAAENLETAIDKVLSKGFRTADLADGSSKVLSCSEIGNKIMDEI, encoded by the coding sequence ATGAAGAAATATAAGATTGTTTTACTATCAGGAGACGGAATTGGACCAGAAATTTCAGAAGTTTCAAAAAAAGTTTTAAAAAAGCTTTCAAAAAATCATAATTTCGATCTTGAGATTATTGAAAAATTATTTGGAGGGATAGCTTATGAAAAATATGGGACTCCTGCTCCAGATGAGACACTAGATCAATGCAAAAAAAGTGATGCTGTACTTTTAGCATGTGTTGGAGATATTAAATATGACTCTCTTGCAAGAGAATTAAGGCCAGAAAGTGGGTTACTAAGGTTAAGGTCTGCCCTAAACCTTTTCGCAAATATCAGGCCTGTCAAAATAAGAAAATCTCTATTAGATGCAAGTACATTAAAAAAAGAAATCGTTGAGCATGTAGATCTTATTGTTGTAAGAGAATTAATAGGAGGAATTTATTTTGGAAAACCAAGAGGACATATAACAAATACAAAAATCCCAAAAGCATTCAATACGATGATTTATGATTCGGCCGAAATAGAGAGAATAACTGAAATAGCAATAAAAATTGCTAATCAAAGAAATAAAAAAATATGTTCCGTTGATAAATCAAACGTTCTTGAGGTTAGTCAATTGTGGAGAGATACAGTTTTAAATATCTCCTCAAAAGATAAAAACATATCTCTAAGCAATATGTACGTTGATAATGCAGCAATGCAATTAGTTAGAGATCCTGGTCAATTTGATGTAATTTTAACAAGTAATTTATTTGGAGATATTTTAAGCGACTTAGCCGCAATGTTAACTGGTTCTATTGGTATGCTTCCATCTGCTTCTCTAAACAATAATGGGCCAGGAGTTTTTGAACCTGTTCATGGTTCGGCTCCTGATATAGCGGGTAAAAACATAGCGAATCCTATAGCAATGCTTTTATCTGCTTCCATGATGTTAAAAATTGGCTTAAATGAAGAAGAAGCTGCAGAAAATTTAGAAACTGCAATTGATAAAGTTTTATCAAAAGGATTTAGAACAGCAGATTTAGCTGATGGGTCTTCTAAAGTCTTATCTTGCAGTGAAATTGGAAATAAAATAATGGATGAAATTTAA
- the lpxD gene encoding UDP-3-O-(3-hydroxymyristoyl)glucosamine N-acyltransferase, with amino-acid sequence MLLSDLVDLIKKGNSNFISVNIFEDLNIDDAASLDAAVKHQISFLEENNILKEKLEQTKASAIITTNNDEIVSALKKLNISNIIVKNPRIAFAEVLDCLYKTINFKPGIHASAVIDKTAIIGADCHIGPNVYIGENTVIGDNNHILPGSSILGNVRIGNNNIIHPNCVIYENTTLKNNCVINSNSVIGSEGFGFIPKNGKWVKMPQKGGVKIMSFVEIGTNCCIDRPAVGFTFIDEGTKLDNLIQIGHGVKIGKNCAFAAQVGIAGGANIGDGVILAGQVGVNNRVKVGNNVIASSKCGIHCDIEDGKVISGFPAMENKSWLRSSSIFKKLPELAKKLRQLDKQ; translated from the coding sequence ATGCTTTTAAGTGATTTAGTTGATCTAATAAAAAAAGGAAATTCAAATTTTATTAGTGTCAATATTTTCGAAGATTTAAATATAGATGATGCTGCCTCTTTAGATGCTGCAGTTAAACATCAAATATCTTTTTTAGAAGAAAATAATATTCTTAAAGAAAAATTAGAGCAAACTAAAGCATCAGCAATAATAACTACTAACAACGATGAAATCGTTAGTGCCCTAAAGAAACTCAATATATCAAACATAATCGTTAAAAATCCAAGAATTGCATTTGCTGAAGTATTGGATTGTTTATACAAAACAATCAATTTCAAACCAGGAATTCACGCTTCAGCGGTTATAGATAAAACAGCAATAATTGGCGCAGATTGCCATATTGGACCTAATGTCTATATTGGAGAAAATACTGTAATTGGAGACAATAATCATATTCTTCCTGGATCATCAATTTTAGGCAATGTTCGAATAGGGAATAATAATATAATTCATCCAAATTGTGTTATTTACGAAAATACCACTCTAAAAAATAATTGTGTAATTAATTCAAATTCTGTTATTGGATCTGAGGGATTTGGTTTTATTCCTAAAAATGGCAAATGGGTAAAGATGCCTCAAAAAGGTGGTGTAAAAATAATGAGTTTTGTGGAAATTGGAACCAATTGTTGTATTGATAGACCCGCAGTTGGATTTACTTTTATTGATGAGGGAACAAAGTTGGATAATTTAATACAAATAGGTCATGGAGTAAAAATTGGAAAGAATTGTGCATTTGCAGCTCAAGTTGGTATCGCTGGAGGAGCAAATATTGGAGATGGTGTTATTTTGGCAGGACAAGTAGGGGTAAATAATAGAGTAAAAGTTGGTAATAATGTGATCGCGAGTTCAAAATGCGGAATTCATTGTGACATAGAAGATGGCAAGGTAATTAGTGGTTTCCCCGCGATGGAAAACAAATCATGGCTAAGGAGTTCAAGTATTTTTAAAAAATTACCAGAATTAGCAAAAAAACTTAGACAATTAGACAAGCAATAA
- the proB gene encoding glutamate 5-kinase: MKTWVIKIGTSILRGTEETSTEEVIENLSRSFTRFLSKGNKLILVTSGAVGLGCQKLNIKTRPNDLSTLQATAAVGQVNLMSLYDKVFNKLGYNIAQILITKADFNSRESFNNASKTLKKLIDLNVIPIVNENDTVANEELKYGDNDTLSALVALAINANKLILLTDIENLYSKDPRNNKDAQPITEVHNSELKEIKDKNIQNSNNEWGTGGISTKLISAEIATKGGVEVQLVDGTNKKNLIEIFNDNKIGTLFYPVEKPIGNKKSWLSHAIQTVGKITLDDGASFAIKKKGASLLAVGVKNVEGNFTINQAVKIVNTNDKEVAKGLVSISSDKLRSILNNKENNNSSIIVVHRDVLALS, encoded by the coding sequence ATGAAAACTTGGGTTATAAAAATTGGTACTAGTATTTTAAGAGGTACAGAGGAAACATCTACAGAAGAAGTTATTGAAAACCTTTCTAGATCCTTTACACGTTTTCTTTCAAAAGGAAACAAATTAATTTTAGTAACTAGTGGAGCCGTTGGATTAGGCTGCCAAAAATTAAATATTAAAACGAGGCCAAATGATTTAAGTACACTTCAAGCTACTGCTGCAGTAGGTCAAGTTAATTTAATGTCTTTATACGATAAAGTATTCAATAAATTAGGTTATAATATTGCTCAAATTTTAATAACTAAAGCTGATTTCAATTCACGAGAATCCTTTAATAACGCTTCAAAAACTTTAAAAAAATTAATCGATTTGAATGTTATTCCAATAGTAAATGAAAATGATACCGTAGCAAATGAAGAGCTTAAATATGGAGATAATGATACCCTCTCTGCTTTAGTTGCCTTGGCTATAAATGCTAACAAGCTTATTTTATTAACCGATATTGAAAATCTATACTCAAAAGATCCACGTAATAATAAAGATGCGCAACCTATTACAGAAGTCCATAATAGTGAATTAAAGGAAATTAAAGATAAAAATATTCAAAACTCAAATAATGAATGGGGAACAGGAGGAATTTCTACAAAATTAATTTCTGCAGAAATAGCAACAAAAGGAGGAGTCGAAGTCCAACTAGTTGATGGAACTAATAAAAAAAATTTAATTGAAATTTTTAATGATAATAAAATTGGAACTTTATTTTATCCAGTAGAAAAACCTATTGGAAACAAAAAAAGTTGGCTTTCTCATGCAATTCAAACAGTAGGGAAAATTACTTTAGATGATGGCGCTTCTTTTGCAATTAAAAAAAAAGGTGCCTCACTTTTAGCGGTTGGTGTTAAGAACGTTGAAGGAAACTTTACGATTAATCAGGCAGTTAAAATCGTAAATACAAATGATAAAGAAGTTGCAAAAGGTTTAGTATCAATTAGTAGCGACAAATTAAGAAGTATCTTAAATAACAAAGAAAATAACAACTCCTCGATAATTGTCGTACACAGAGATGTTCTTGCTCTCTCCTAG
- a CDS encoding YqeG family HAD IIIA-type phosphatase, with translation MRSILKVNWDSKLPIYNISQSELQKKGINSLLLDVDGTLVNRKSNMIPKAVKNWIIESKKHFSLYLISNNPSKKRIAKIAKELNLRYKYNASKPRKKVTLSAIKEIGREAKNIAIIGDRIFTDIIVGNRCDIKTILVKRLNRDGLPIKFNLTLIIEKLISHFIK, from the coding sequence ATGAGGTCTATCCTAAAAGTCAATTGGGATTCAAAATTACCAATATATAATATTTCTCAATCTGAGCTGCAAAAAAAAGGAATTAATTCTTTATTGCTAGACGTGGATGGGACTCTGGTGAATAGAAAATCAAATATGATCCCAAAAGCAGTAAAAAATTGGATCATAGAATCTAAAAAACATTTCTCTTTGTATCTAATAAGTAATAATCCATCAAAAAAAAGAATCGCAAAAATAGCGAAAGAATTAAATTTAAGGTACAAATACAATGCATCAAAACCAAGAAAAAAAGTAACTTTGTCCGCTATCAAAGAAATTGGCAGAGAGGCAAAAAATATAGCTATTATTGGTGACAGAATTTTTACAGATATTATTGTAGGAAATAGATGTGATATAAAAACAATATTAGTTAAGCGATTAAATAGAGATGGCTTGCCAATAAAATTTAATTTAACTTTGATAATAGAAAAATTAATTTCTCATTTTATAAAATGA
- a CDS encoding DUF3727 domain-containing protein: MKEANSNDNYDAQTLLLNDSNGNELFCYLEQLVSVEGQEYALLTPVDTPVSLFKINEKDEPELIEKIDKNEQILKNAEAVLQEHDLRLIRSAVTLTVSGELEEPIYDELEEDYVDDDSESYELLVNFNLFDQEYGLYIPLDPFFIVGKLKDKGALLVEDDEFDKIQPLIETELEKSSS; encoded by the coding sequence ATGAAAGAAGCCAATTCAAATGATAATTATGATGCACAGACTCTTTTATTAAATGACTCAAATGGAAACGAGCTATTTTGTTATCTTGAACAACTAGTAAGTGTTGAAGGCCAAGAATATGCTTTATTAACACCAGTTGATACTCCAGTAAGTCTTTTTAAGATAAATGAAAAAGATGAACCTGAACTAATCGAGAAAATAGATAAAAATGAACAAATACTAAAAAATGCTGAAGCAGTTCTTCAAGAACATGATTTAAGACTTATCAGATCAGCAGTTACATTAACAGTATCAGGAGAACTTGAAGAACCAATTTACGATGAATTAGAAGAAGATTACGTCGATGATGATAGTGAGAGTTATGAATTGCTCGTTAACTTTAATCTTTTTGACCAAGAATATGGCTTATATATACCACTAGATCCTTTTTTTATTGTGGGTAAATTAAAAGACAAAGGTGCATTATTAGTTGAAGATGATGAGTTCGATAAAATTCAACCTTTGATTGAAACTGAGCTAGAAAAAAGTAGTTCTTAA
- the ruvX gene encoding Holliday junction resolvase RuvX: MKFCKPKPKAILSLDIGTKRIGLAYCDPFCITSNILPAVKRFENNQEIKIIRNYINEFNLNGFIVGIPLDEKGRMTTQAIDCKNYGQLLSYELKLPFSYVNEHSSTWESSDRFGIKKDKSGLIDSFSAKIILEQWIEEGPELEEIAGKRQIKY; this comes from the coding sequence GTGAAATTTTGCAAACCCAAACCCAAGGCAATTTTGAGTTTGGACATAGGTACTAAAAGAATAGGATTAGCTTATTGTGATCCCTTCTGCATAACATCAAATATACTTCCAGCAGTAAAACGGTTTGAAAATAATCAAGAGATTAAAATCATTAGAAATTATATAAATGAATTTAATTTGAATGGATTTATCGTGGGTATTCCACTAGATGAGAAAGGTCGAATGACCACTCAAGCTATTGACTGTAAAAATTACGGTCAATTACTTTCATATGAATTAAAGCTTCCATTTTCTTACGTCAACGAACATAGTTCAACTTGGGAATCTTCAGATAGATTTGGAATAAAAAAAGATAAATCCGGATTGATTGATAGTTTTTCCGCAAAAATAATACTTGAACAATGGATCGAAGAAGGTCCTGAATTAGAAGAAATAGCTGGTAAACGTCAGATAAAATATTAG
- a CDS encoding thylakoid membrane photosystem I accumulation factor: MKIIQWTLIALIFLSPYKANASRDTDSYDGNIFPIYAGNGAIVPPQTTLQESLKNKRVAVLFFYLDDSSDSKAMAPIISGLDLIWRNNIDIIALTTDELQDKEKSDLRNEPNYYWNGLIPQTIILNSDGEVKYDKNGMINIDELNKVIGELKGIDIEDTTFSVESFNEYNSIISENKDKNKN, from the coding sequence ATGAAAATAATTCAATGGACCCTTATAGCATTAATTTTCTTAAGTCCATATAAAGCAAATGCCTCTAGAGATACTGATAGTTATGATGGCAATATTTTTCCTATATACGCAGGTAATGGGGCTATAGTTCCTCCCCAGACAACTCTTCAGGAATCATTAAAAAATAAAAGAGTCGCAGTTTTATTTTTTTATCTTGACGATAGCTCAGATAGTAAAGCTATGGCTCCGATAATATCTGGTTTAGATTTGATATGGAGAAATAATATAGATATCATTGCTCTAACTACTGATGAATTACAGGATAAAGAAAAGTCTGATCTTAGAAATGAACCTAATTATTATTGGAACGGTTTAATTCCACAAACCATTATTTTAAATAGTGATGGTGAAGTTAAATATGATAAAAATGGAATGATTAATATCGATGAATTAAACAAAGTTATAGGGGAACTAAAAGGAATTGATATAGAAGATACGACATTTTCTGTAGAAAGTTTTAATGAATACAACAGTATCATTTCTGAAAATAAAGATAAAAACAAAAATTAA
- a CDS encoding DUF3685 domain-containing protein, with protein sequence MELISKKSILIIAPSLIAESLSLKLTSLDQNLDINFNNGTGDKTPDLVIWNVLNFQSEDLIRLELLKLRERYDESKFLIILSGELIYEANTPPSLNAEGFLLNPSAEKVLESIDTIINGGRVFDIEINSRVQLNKNKPLSFSQKILTSGLKQIDSEINYIFKYVNSDSTPEFYKFILKGRLRELITAKSFLIFLWGNSLELYTEAVYTENKINLENKNTVFIKDKNTTEIWNLILDRLKERYSSTNLQVEFNNSSIILSGIKKEFISRLLIKMLDELNNLVKNIKENYKEKDFKDDLNSLIKELKVNTISNITDSYFRLKKRGESISINDFIYSEVNCEDIDRESHESIMFIEPIIKNEALDYDGKLLPLYETESFLILENIISNWTIRNCNLLASEIFNICSSWPELRTVLINPELQSTRNFERFRNNINNYNRWHDYIYMPIFLYESKREYIDIIDKKFTRYFKNENREKELENLEWLQKQVTLLVEIRDAVAPQLEVAVKYIGNLFVTFLTKVVGKAIGLVGKGILQGLGRSSSK encoded by the coding sequence TTGGAATTAATTTCAAAAAAATCGATATTGATTATTGCTCCAAGCTTAATAGCAGAATCCTTATCGCTTAAGTTAACATCACTAGACCAAAATTTAGACATTAATTTTAATAATGGAACAGGTGATAAAACTCCGGATTTAGTTATATGGAATGTTCTTAATTTCCAATCAGAAGATCTTATAAGGTTAGAATTATTAAAATTAAGAGAAAGATATGATGAGTCAAAGTTTCTTATAATTCTCTCTGGCGAACTTATTTATGAAGCAAATACCCCTCCATCGTTAAATGCTGAAGGTTTTCTTTTAAATCCCAGTGCTGAAAAAGTTCTTGAATCTATTGATACCATAATAAATGGAGGAAGGGTATTTGATATTGAAATTAATTCCCGAGTTCAATTAAACAAAAATAAGCCTCTCTCTTTTAGTCAAAAAATTCTAACTTCAGGTCTTAAACAAATAGATTCTGAAATTAATTATATTTTCAAATATGTCAACTCTGATTCAACACCAGAATTTTATAAATTTATTTTAAAAGGAAGATTAAGAGAACTTATTACTGCAAAATCTTTTCTAATTTTCTTATGGGGTAACTCACTAGAACTTTATACAGAGGCTGTTTACACCGAAAATAAAATCAATCTTGAAAATAAGAACACTGTATTCATTAAAGATAAAAATACTACAGAAATATGGAATTTAATTTTAGATAGACTAAAAGAAAGGTACAGCTCAACTAACTTACAGGTTGAATTTAATAATTCATCAATAATTCTCTCTGGAATAAAGAAAGAATTCATTTCACGACTACTTATAAAAATGTTAGATGAGTTAAATAATTTAGTTAAAAATATTAAGGAAAACTATAAGGAGAAAGATTTTAAAGATGATTTAAATTCTCTTATAAAAGAACTTAAAGTTAATACAATTTCAAATATCACAGACAGCTATTTTCGATTAAAAAAAAGAGGCGAATCTATTTCAATAAATGATTTTATTTATAGTGAAGTAAATTGCGAAGATATAGATAGAGAATCACATGAATCAATAATGTTTATTGAACCAATTATTAAAAATGAAGCTCTTGACTATGATGGGAAATTACTCCCTCTATACGAAACAGAATCATTTTTGATCCTTGAAAACATAATTTCAAATTGGACAATAAGGAACTGTAATTTGTTAGCTTCTGAAATCTTTAATATTTGTTCGTCTTGGCCTGAATTAAGGACTGTACTTATAAATCCCGAATTACAATCGACAAGAAATTTTGAAAGATTTAGAAATAATATTAATAACTACAATCGTTGGCATGACTATATTTATATGCCTATCTTCTTGTATGAGAGTAAACGAGAATATATTGATATTATCGATAAAAAATTTACCCGATACTTTAAAAATGAAAATAGGGAGAAAGAATTAGAGAATCTAGAATGGCTACAAAAACAAGTTACATTGTTAGTTGAGATAAGAGATGCCGTAGCACCGCAGCTAGAAGTTGCTGTAAAATATATCGGTAATCTTTTCGTAACTTTCCTTACAAAGGTCGTTGGCAAAGCTATCGGTTTAGTTGGGAAAGGAATCCTTCAAGGATTGGGAAGATCAAGTTCAAAGTAA
- the hisA gene encoding 1-(5-phosphoribosyl)-5-[(5-phosphoribosylamino)methylideneamino]imidazole-4-carboxamide isomerase — translation MELIPAIDLMNGKCVRLFKGDFNKRKEFKKEPHEQAKFWESEGAKYIHIVDLDAAKTGLPRNDSSIKEIAKTVNIPIQIGGGIRSQERIEKLFSYGIEKVIMGTSAIENRELVRDLSNKFPGRIIIGIDAKDGKVSTRGWLEQSNVLATDLVKEFSSLKIASFIVTDINTDGTLEGTNEEFIKNILEITDIPVIASGGVGSISDLLSLVKFENSGLFGVIVGKALYENKFTINEANNVLSSERLNDFDLNRNYYA, via the coding sequence ATGGAACTAATACCAGCTATTGATTTAATGAATGGTAAGTGTGTAAGGCTTTTTAAAGGTGACTTTAATAAAAGGAAAGAATTCAAAAAAGAGCCTCATGAGCAAGCTAAATTTTGGGAAAGCGAAGGAGCAAAATACATACATATAGTTGATTTGGATGCTGCAAAAACAGGATTGCCAAGAAACGATAGCTCAATAAAAGAGATTGCAAAAACAGTTAACATACCAATTCAAATAGGTGGGGGTATAAGGTCTCAAGAAAGGATAGAAAAATTATTTTCTTATGGTATTGAAAAAGTTATCATGGGAACATCTGCAATAGAAAATAGAGAATTAGTTAGAGACTTATCAAATAAATTTCCTGGAAGGATAATTATTGGTATTGATGCAAAAGATGGGAAAGTTAGTACAAGGGGTTGGCTTGAGCAATCTAATGTTTTAGCTACAGATCTAGTTAAAGAGTTTTCTTCATTAAAAATCGCTAGTTTTATTGTTACGGATATAAATACAGATGGGACTTTAGAAGGAACAAATGAAGAATTTATAAAAAACATACTTGAAATTACAGATATTCCAGTAATTGCCTCAGGAGGTGTTGGTTCGATTTCTGATTTATTATCCTTGGTTAAATTTGAAAATTCTGGACTCTTTGGAGTAATTGTAGGTAAAGCCCTATATGAAAATAAATTTACAATAAACGAAGCGAATAATGTATTGTCATCAGAGAGATTAAATGACTTTGATTTAAACAGAAATTACTACGCTTAA
- a CDS encoding NAD-dependent epimerase/dehydratase family protein, which yields MKILVMGGTRFVGKSLVGKLLSQNHDIDIFTRGNKNNPEKTNLIKGDRNNLESIVKLKNKKYDVVYDISGRDLEQTKLLIENLDNSFQRYIYVSSAGVYKDNCELPLSEVDPIDPKSRHKGKFETENWLKNQKIPFTSFRPTYIYGPGNYNKIENWFFERLFTKKSIPIPGDGSLITQLGHVSDLTDVMIRCINFENSKNNIYNCSGEKGVTIKGLIYFCANVLGLNQNEISLRTFDYQKLDPKSRKGFPIRLNHYQTDISKIKRDLEWVPTFDLLNGLKDSFVNDFNNKKSEEFDANSDNILFNS from the coding sequence ATGAAAATTCTTGTAATGGGTGGCACTAGATTTGTTGGCAAGTCTCTGGTTGGAAAGTTATTAAGCCAAAACCATGATATTGATATTTTCACGAGAGGTAATAAAAACAATCCTGAAAAAACAAATCTAATTAAGGGTGATAGGAATAATTTAGAAAGTATAGTGAAACTGAAAAATAAAAAGTATGATGTTGTTTATGATATTTCTGGACGAGATTTAGAACAAACCAAACTTCTTATAGAAAATTTAGATAACTCTTTCCAGAGATATATATATGTAAGCTCTGCAGGTGTTTATAAAGATAATTGTGAATTACCCTTATCCGAAGTTGATCCAATTGATCCAAAAAGTAGGCATAAAGGAAAGTTTGAGACAGAAAATTGGTTAAAAAACCAAAAAATCCCTTTTACAAGTTTTAGACCTACATATATTTATGGACCAGGTAATTATAATAAAATTGAAAATTGGTTTTTTGAAAGGTTATTTACTAAAAAATCTATACCAATCCCTGGTGACGGTTCTTTAATTACTCAGCTAGGCCATGTTTCGGATCTAACTGATGTAATGATTAGGTGCATAAATTTTGAAAATTCCAAAAATAATATTTACAATTGTTCAGGTGAAAAAGGAGTAACAATCAAGGGTTTAATTTATTTCTGTGCGAATGTTCTTGGATTAAACCAAAATGAGATTTCTTTAAGAACATTTGATTATCAAAAATTAGATCCCAAGTCTAGAAAGGGATTTCCAATTAGATTAAATCATTATCAGACTGATATATCTAAGATAAAACGTGATTTAGAGTGGGTGCCAACTTTTGATTTACTTAATGGTCTAAAGGATAGTTTTGTGAATGATTTTAATAATAAAAAGAGTGAGGAGTTTGATGCAAATTCAGATAATATTCTTTTTAATTCTTAA